From Humisphaera borealis, the proteins below share one genomic window:
- a CDS encoding DUF4259 domain-containing protein, with translation MGAWGHESFANDDAADFVATLGDVSDLSLVAKAINELLAESDDYVPMDFAGAAIAACEVIARLKGNWGRRDTASEPVDRWVENHPQKVPSKLIRRALKAIDRILDDDSELRELWYEGQAGDDWKASVDDLRRRVAG, from the coding sequence ATGGGTGCCTGGGGCCACGAATCGTTCGCCAATGACGACGCCGCCGACTTTGTCGCGACACTTGGTGATGTTTCGGACTTGTCTCTCGTCGCCAAGGCGATCAACGAACTCCTTGCCGAGAGCGACGACTACGTTCCCATGGATTTCGCAGGGGCGGCGATCGCGGCGTGCGAAGTGATTGCCCGACTAAAGGGCAACTGGGGCCGGCGCGACACAGCTTCCGAGCCGGTGGATCGCTGGGTGGAAAACCATCCCCAGAAAGTCCCGTCGAAGCTGATCCGCCGTGCCCTCAAGGCGATCGACCGCATCCTGGACGACGATTCGGAACTTCGAGAGCTCTGGTACGAAGGACAGGCAGGCGACGACTGGAAGGCTTCGGTCGATGACCTGCGCCGAAGGGTTGCCGGCTGA
- a CDS encoding HEAT repeat domain-containing protein, which translates to MIPMLRNLAVLAAVLVIPAISRGQAAPADGRPALELRKDPKPPVAPEGWKVETVLLSPQIESPSVVCALPDGRVLIGEDPLDNHGGKDPIDRIVCLWPDGKLTVWADKLNPVFGLAYLDGKVFVHQYPILSVYDDIDGKAANRKDLINQTGKPTIGGLNDHIPAQIRLAMDGYFYMAVGDRGVWGAKSNIDGSEAELPGGGLLRFKPDGTKLEVYSTGTRNHLDVSMTSEDEKFTYDNTDDGHGWWTRFTHMVDGGYYGYPWDYKAPENKNDPNSRKAPQGGLAEKPYQPYTLWRMAEYGGGSPCGAIGYTEDALPPEFRDNLFHCDWGKGKVQRFQVSRDSGTFKVDQMTDFLSPGGDLRPLGIDITADGLGFWVTDWGYGGWHQKKPEVGRLIKVTWTGKNHATPKPEWYVPAAMGKKFDATTAELIEGLKHPARSVRMVAQRRLAEKGDGETVKALGAIIQDNGASPAARWHAIWAIHGMHPADSKVRIRILGDAAELVGAKNCDASVRRQIMRLIGEERLAWAARDLKAALADADAAIRFQAATILGRLGSVEAVPSALTALDSEKDLFARFALFTALHRIGKANPDAWPAIVAGIEGDSDAVRANVTYALRNTYDSKLVDALVKLAFDKTKPAVARSTALLSAADLHRQPKPWGGNWWATQPVGNPRPPKVVDWEGTTTVLNAIRDLAKDADPAVRAAAVKAMVIAPDPGNAELLVNLFGQAQDVETRTLILKALTPAKSGKAVELATAVLKDPKAPAALIPDAIAILREAGAKDAVPVLISLVENAALPEVIEPAMDTLGSLKAKEGVPAIAKRIAATEPQIWNGAINALQSINDKTAIEALIVTLKDKRTDVRKNAVVALGQMKAKDAVPAMVEAVQTKKVSGDGLQALSRIPDVRALDVYLNTLADKNRGFVRDARGAVEKIKAEALPLIEQRLAEGKIKPEAIVVLQEIYAKDRTSKLFDPKFAPAVGGAAKGPDAFAAFAMANPGDAAKGKAVFNGQAAACMKCHQAVQNEGGLIGPSLVGVGGKYDRAKLVESVVYPSKQIFDGFQQTIIKTKDDDVIAGIVKSESEAEIEIYDSTAARIVVKKADVKTRKHSELSAMPEGLEQAMSPQEFADLIAYLASLKEGGTPPPAKK; encoded by the coding sequence ATGATCCCGATGCTTCGCAACCTTGCCGTGCTCGCTGCGGTTCTCGTGATTCCTGCCATCAGCCGGGGCCAGGCCGCCCCAGCCGATGGTCGGCCTGCGCTGGAACTGCGTAAAGACCCCAAACCCCCCGTCGCCCCCGAAGGTTGGAAGGTCGAGACGGTCCTGCTGTCGCCGCAGATCGAATCGCCTTCGGTCGTCTGTGCCCTGCCCGACGGCCGGGTGCTCATCGGCGAAGACCCGCTCGACAACCACGGCGGCAAAGACCCGATCGACCGCATCGTCTGCCTCTGGCCCGACGGCAAGCTCACCGTCTGGGCCGACAAGCTCAATCCGGTTTTTGGCCTGGCGTATCTCGACGGCAAAGTCTTCGTCCACCAGTACCCGATCCTCAGCGTCTACGACGACATCGACGGCAAGGCCGCCAACCGCAAGGACCTCATCAACCAGACCGGCAAGCCGACCATCGGCGGGCTGAACGACCACATCCCGGCGCAAATCCGCCTGGCGATGGACGGTTACTTCTACATGGCGGTCGGCGATCGCGGCGTGTGGGGTGCCAAGAGCAACATCGACGGGTCCGAGGCTGAGCTGCCCGGCGGCGGGCTGCTGCGCTTCAAACCCGACGGCACCAAGCTGGAAGTCTACAGCACCGGCACGCGCAACCACCTCGACGTCTCCATGACCAGCGAGGACGAAAAGTTTACCTACGACAACACCGACGACGGCCACGGCTGGTGGACCCGCTTCACCCACATGGTCGACGGCGGTTACTACGGCTATCCGTGGGACTACAAAGCGCCCGAAAACAAGAACGACCCCAACAGCCGCAAGGCCCCGCAGGGCGGACTGGCCGAGAAGCCGTACCAGCCCTACACGCTCTGGCGGATGGCCGAGTACGGCGGCGGCTCTCCCTGCGGCGCGATCGGCTACACCGAAGACGCGTTGCCGCCGGAGTTCCGCGACAACCTGTTTCACTGCGACTGGGGCAAGGGGAAGGTCCAGCGTTTCCAGGTATCGCGCGACAGCGGGACGTTCAAGGTCGATCAGATGACCGACTTCCTCTCGCCCGGCGGCGACCTGCGCCCGCTCGGCATCGACATCACCGCCGACGGTCTGGGCTTCTGGGTGACGGATTGGGGCTACGGCGGCTGGCACCAGAAGAAGCCGGAAGTCGGCCGACTGATCAAGGTCACCTGGACCGGCAAGAACCACGCGACGCCGAAACCGGAATGGTATGTGCCAGCGGCGATGGGGAAAAAGTTCGATGCGACGACGGCGGAATTGATCGAAGGGTTGAAGCACCCGGCGCGGAGCGTGCGGATGGTGGCGCAGCGGCGGCTCGCGGAAAAGGGCGATGGCGAGACGGTCAAGGCACTAGGAGCAATCATCCAGGACAATGGTGCCAGCCCCGCCGCCCGCTGGCACGCGATCTGGGCGATCCACGGCATGCATCCGGCGGACTCTAAGGTTCGGATTCGTATCCTCGGCGATGCCGCGGAACTGGTGGGTGCCAAGAATTGCGATGCCAGCGTTCGCCGACAAATCATGCGACTGATCGGCGAAGAGCGACTTGCCTGGGCAGCACGAGACCTGAAGGCCGCCCTGGCCGATGCCGACGCGGCGATCCGCTTTCAGGCGGCGACGATCCTTGGCCGCCTGGGCTCGGTCGAAGCCGTGCCGTCGGCCCTGACGGCGCTGGACTCGGAAAAGGATCTGTTCGCCCGCTTCGCGCTGTTCACGGCGCTTCATCGCATTGGGAAAGCCAACCCGGACGCCTGGCCGGCGATCGTTGCAGGGATTGAAGGCGACTCCGACGCCGTCCGGGCCAACGTCACCTACGCCCTCCGGAACACCTACGACTCCAAGCTCGTCGACGCGCTCGTGAAACTCGCGTTCGACAAGACCAAACCTGCCGTCGCCCGTTCCACCGCCTTGCTATCGGCGGCCGATCTGCATCGCCAGCCCAAGCCCTGGGGCGGCAACTGGTGGGCCACGCAACCGGTTGGCAATCCACGGCCGCCAAAGGTGGTCGATTGGGAAGGCACGACGACTGTCCTCAACGCGATCCGCGATCTCGCGAAAGACGCCGACCCGGCCGTCAGAGCGGCGGCGGTCAAGGCGATGGTCATCGCGCCCGATCCCGGCAACGCCGAGTTGCTCGTGAACCTGTTCGGGCAGGCGCAGGACGTCGAGACCCGGACGCTGATCCTCAAGGCGCTGACGCCGGCGAAATCGGGCAAGGCGGTCGAGCTGGCAACGGCGGTGCTGAAGGACCCCAAGGCCCCCGCCGCCCTCATCCCCGATGCCATTGCCATCCTGCGCGAGGCCGGCGCGAAGGACGCCGTGCCCGTGCTGATTTCACTGGTCGAGAACGCGGCGTTGCCCGAGGTCATCGAGCCGGCGATGGACACGCTGGGGAGCCTGAAGGCCAAGGAAGGCGTGCCGGCGATCGCCAAGCGCATTGCCGCGACCGAGCCGCAGATCTGGAACGGCGCGATCAACGCGCTGCAATCGATCAACGACAAGACGGCGATCGAAGCGCTGATCGTGACGCTGAAGGACAAGCGAACGGACGTTCGCAAGAACGCCGTCGTCGCGCTCGGCCAGATGAAAGCGAAAGACGCCGTGCCGGCGATGGTCGAGGCGGTGCAGACCAAGAAGGTGAGCGGCGACGGGCTGCAGGCGCTGAGCCGCATTCCTGACGTGCGGGCGCTCGACGTTTACTTGAACACCCTGGCCGACAAGAACCGCGGGTTTGTCCGCGACGCCCGCGGTGCGGTCGAGAAGATCAAGGCCGAGGCGTTGCCGCTGATCGAGCAGCGGCTGGCCGAGGGCAAGATCAAGCCCGAGGCGATCGTGGTGCTACAGGAGATCTACGCGAAAGATCGAACCAGCAAGCTGTTCGACCCGAAGTTCGCCCCGGCGGTTGGCGGCGCGGCCAAGGGGCCCGACGCCTTCGCCGCATTCGCGATGGCCAACCCCGGCGACGCCGCCAAGGGCAAGGCCGTTTTCAACGGGCAGGCAGCGGCGTGCATGAAGTGCCACCAGGCGGTGCAAAACGAAGGCGGCCTGATCGGCCCGAGCCTGGTCGGCGTCGGCGGGAAGTACGACCGGGCCAAGCTTGTCGAATCGGTCGTCTATCCGAGCAAGCAGATCTTCGACGGCTTCCAGCAGACGATCATCAAGACGAAGGATGACGACGTGATCGCCGGCATCGTCAAGTCGGAGAGCGAGGCCGAGATCGAGATCTACGACTCGACCGCCGCCCGAATCGTGGTGAAGAAGGCAGACGTCAAAACCCGCAAGCACAGCGAACTGTCGGCAATGCCCGAGGGGCTGGAGCAGGCGATGAGCCCGCAGGAGTTCGCCGACCTGATCGCCTACCTGGCGAGCCTGAAGGAAGGCGGCACCCCGCCGCCGGCGAAGAAGTGA
- the murJ gene encoding murein biosynthesis integral membrane protein MurJ → MSQPSSFLRHAKVVGLLTLASRVLGLGREIVSAHFLGTGLIASAFTVAFTIPNLFRKLFGEGALSAAFIPLYARAVKDDRTSAADFAASGINLLVAILLAITILGELLLVGILALWPGLRADHLLTLRLTAIMLPYVLLICGMAFLSGILQVHRRFAAPAAAPILLNLCHIAVLVIGAATLGLSGRTDDDRAAELQTSLVYWLAFAVLVAGVLQTAILLPSLRAVGFRFRLAVGLWTPMTRNMFRLTIPVALGAGVVQLSVLLDRSLSTLLMAGVDAAGNQITHFSIFGQVLRYPMEAGAPARLAVAQFMYLFPLGIFATALATAIFPSLSSDALEKDQSKFKASLRQGIEAALWEGIPASVGLILVSEPAIRLLFQHGQITAHDADLIRHSLIYYAAAIWAFSLLQITSRAFYAVHDTATPLKLAILNLVINLAVELPMIWVLGEAGMAVGTLVAFTVQAIWMLRILDRRVGGLELTTILRPVLKMFAATALMTLVCWGVSRLPIYPTGDRRWVWAAQLAILIVVGGAAYGVGCRLLGVTVMDHFLPRRFRRR, encoded by the coding sequence AACCTCTTCCGAAAGCTCTTCGGCGAAGGGGCGCTGTCGGCGGCGTTTATTCCGCTTTACGCCAGGGCGGTGAAGGACGATCGGACCTCCGCCGCCGATTTCGCCGCGTCGGGCATCAACCTGCTCGTCGCGATCCTCCTGGCCATCACCATTCTTGGCGAACTTCTATTGGTGGGCATTCTGGCCCTTTGGCCGGGGCTGCGGGCGGACCACCTGCTTACGCTTCGCCTGACGGCGATCATGCTGCCGTACGTTCTGCTCATCTGCGGAATGGCGTTTCTCTCCGGCATCCTCCAAGTGCACCGCCGATTCGCCGCACCTGCGGCGGCGCCGATCCTGCTCAACCTCTGCCACATCGCCGTGCTGGTGATCGGGGCAGCGACGCTCGGGCTTAGCGGTCGAACCGATGACGATCGCGCCGCCGAGCTGCAAACCTCCCTCGTCTACTGGCTGGCGTTTGCCGTGCTCGTCGCCGGCGTGTTGCAGACCGCCATCCTGCTGCCGAGCCTGCGTGCCGTCGGCTTTCGCTTCCGCCTGGCCGTCGGCCTCTGGACGCCGATGACCCGAAACATGTTCCGGCTGACCATTCCCGTCGCGCTGGGTGCCGGCGTCGTCCAGTTGTCGGTGCTGCTCGACCGAAGTCTGTCCACGTTGCTGATGGCCGGCGTCGATGCCGCCGGCAACCAGATCACGCACTTCTCGATCTTCGGCCAGGTATTGCGTTATCCGATGGAAGCCGGCGCACCCGCCCGGCTGGCCGTCGCGCAGTTTATGTACCTCTTTCCGCTGGGCATCTTCGCCACAGCTCTGGCAACGGCGATCTTTCCTTCGCTCAGCAGCGATGCGCTTGAAAAAGACCAGTCGAAGTTCAAAGCATCGCTTCGGCAGGGAATCGAGGCAGCCTTGTGGGAAGGCATCCCCGCGAGTGTCGGACTGATTCTCGTCAGCGAACCGGCGATACGGCTACTGTTCCAACACGGCCAAATCACGGCCCACGATGCCGACCTGATTCGCCATTCGCTGATCTACTATGCCGCCGCGATCTGGGCCTTCTCGCTCCTGCAGATCACCAGCCGGGCGTTCTACGCCGTCCACGACACGGCCACCCCCCTCAAACTCGCCATTCTGAACCTGGTCATCAACCTGGCGGTCGAACTGCCGATGATCTGGGTGCTCGGCGAAGCCGGGATGGCCGTCGGTACGCTGGTGGCGTTCACCGTGCAGGCGATCTGGATGCTCCGGATTCTCGATCGCAGGGTCGGCGGGCTCGAACTTACGACCATCCTCCGCCCCGTCCTCAAGATGTTCGCCGCCACGGCTTTGATGACCCTGGTCTGCTGGGGCGTCAGCCGGTTGCCGATCTATCCGACCGGCGACCGCCGGTGGGTCTGGGCGGCACAACTCGCGATCCTGATCGTGGTCGGTGGTGCGGCCTATGGCGTTGGCTGCCGGCTGTTGGGCGTTACCGTGATGGACCACTTCCTGCCGCGACGTTTCCGCCGAAGGTAG
- a CDS encoding hydantoinase/oxoprolinase family protein: protein MPNHDSLNLRIGVDVGGTFTDLVAFDGQTLRVVKIPSTPPEFHRAVIAAVATAASDGGAAEAIVHGSTVATNALLERKGEPVAFITTEGFRDMLLIGRQNRPELYALHVVRPAPLTAEENWFTVRDRVSAAGDVVTPLDHAEVDALVATIQSRGLKHVAVCLIYSYVNPAHERLIAERCKAAGLTVSLSSDVLPEFREYERASTTVINAALRPRVEEYLTKLESGLGGMGKRTRLPVADADPQAHGQASTLAHATPSPTPLQIMSSTGGTLSVVEASVSAARLVLSGPAGGVMGALLIAKAAGLENVITYDMGGTSTDVATIVGGKPQWTTDGVIDGLPIRLPALDIHTVGAGGGSIASLDAGGALRVGPKSAGAIPGPACYGRGGTEPTVTDANLILGRIPADRFAGGQMLIDSTLAASAIAPLAAAMGKSVEEAADGIVRVAEENMSRAVRAVTSRRGLDPKDFALVSFGGAGGLHACAIAESLEIRSVIIPPYCGVLSALGMVAAPPVADVSKTVLHLGEGLDDHRLYAEYGHLNMLASDRLPQEQLAAVEAYADVRFKGQSYELTVPVRGADRERIEQSFRDAYAERYGSLPSGRAIEIVTLRLRRVGRVAPIELPTIDADSTPVAGGFRTREQLLAAGPTPGPFLLIDDQSTTFIPTGWTAQCDGRGIVTLGR from the coding sequence ATGCCCAATCACGACAGTCTTAACCTGCGCATTGGTGTCGACGTCGGTGGAACGTTCACCGACCTGGTGGCGTTCGACGGGCAGACGCTGCGCGTCGTGAAGATTCCTTCCACGCCGCCGGAATTCCACCGCGCGGTCATCGCTGCCGTCGCGACGGCGGCGAGTGACGGCGGGGCGGCCGAAGCGATCGTTCACGGCTCCACCGTCGCCACCAACGCACTGCTCGAACGCAAGGGCGAGCCCGTCGCGTTCATCACCACCGAAGGCTTCCGAGACATGCTGCTGATCGGCCGCCAGAACCGGCCCGAGCTCTACGCGCTGCACGTTGTTCGCCCGGCACCGCTGACGGCGGAGGAAAACTGGTTCACTGTCCGCGATCGAGTCAGCGCCGCCGGTGACGTCGTCACGCCGCTCGACCACGCCGAGGTGGACGCGCTGGTGGCGACCATCCAATCGCGCGGACTGAAGCACGTCGCGGTCTGCCTCATCTACAGCTACGTCAACCCAGCCCACGAGCGACTGATCGCCGAGCGGTGCAAAGCGGCGGGGCTCACGGTTAGCCTCAGCAGCGACGTGCTGCCGGAATTTCGCGAGTACGAACGTGCGAGCACCACGGTCATCAATGCGGCGCTGCGGCCACGGGTGGAAGAGTACCTGACGAAGCTGGAATCGGGATTGGGTGGCATGGGCAAGCGTACTCGCTTGCCCGTGGCGGACGCCGACCCACAAGCCCACGGGCAAGCGAGTACGCTTGCCCATGCCACCCCTTCACCCACTCCACTGCAGATTATGTCGTCAACGGGCGGCACCCTTTCTGTTGTCGAAGCCTCCGTCTCCGCCGCACGGTTGGTGCTTTCAGGTCCGGCGGGGGGCGTCATGGGCGCGCTGCTGATCGCCAAAGCCGCCGGGCTCGAGAACGTCATCACCTACGACATGGGCGGCACCAGCACGGATGTCGCGACGATCGTGGGCGGCAAGCCGCAGTGGACGACCGACGGCGTCATCGACGGCCTGCCCATCCGCCTGCCGGCGCTGGACATCCATACTGTCGGCGCGGGGGGCGGGTCGATCGCGTCTCTCGACGCCGGTGGGGCGCTGCGCGTCGGGCCGAAATCCGCCGGCGCGATTCCCGGCCCCGCGTGCTACGGCCGCGGCGGCACCGAGCCGACCGTCACCGATGCCAACCTGATTCTCGGCCGAATCCCCGCCGACCGATTCGCCGGCGGGCAGATGCTCATCGATTCTACCCTGGCCGCAAGCGCGATCGCGCCGCTGGCGGCGGCGATGGGCAAGTCGGTCGAAGAGGCTGCCGACGGTATCGTCCGTGTCGCCGAAGAGAACATGAGCCGGGCTGTTCGCGCCGTCACCAGCCGGCGGGGGCTCGATCCGAAGGACTTCGCGCTGGTCAGTTTCGGCGGGGCGGGCGGGCTGCACGCGTGTGCGATCGCCGAGTCGCTGGAAATCCGGTCGGTCATCATTCCTCCCTACTGTGGCGTGCTGAGCGCGCTGGGCATGGTCGCCGCGCCACCCGTCGCCGACGTCTCCAAGACCGTTTTGCACCTGGGCGAAGGCCTCGACGACCACCGCCTGTATGCCGAGTACGGCCACCTGAACATGCTCGCTTCCGACCGGCTGCCGCAGGAGCAGCTCGCGGCGGTCGAGGCCTACGCTGACGTCCGCTTCAAAGGCCAGTCTTACGAGCTGACGGTGCCCGTCCGCGGGGCTGACCGTGAGCGGATCGAGCAGAGCTTTCGCGATGCCTACGCCGAGCGCTACGGCAGTCTGCCCAGCGGCCGGGCGATTGAGATCGTCACGCTGCGGCTGCGGCGGGTCGGCCGGGTCGCGCCGATCGAACTGCCCACCATCGACGCCGACAGCACGCCGGTCGCCGGCGGGTTCCGAACGAGGGAGCAGTTGCTGGCGGCCGGCCCTACACCCGGCCCTTTTCTGCTGATCGACGACCAGTCGACTACGTTCATCCCCACCGGTTGGACGGCACAGTGTGACGGGCGGGGGATTGTCACATTGGGGCGATAG
- the ilvD gene encoding dihydroxy-acid dehydratase — MSQQPLNRYSAKITQPATQAASQAMLIATGISGADLNKAQVGICSVWYEGNPCNMHLADLGIVVKKGVVEAGQVGMRFNTVGVSDGISMGTDGMSYSLASRDLIADSIETVMGAQWYDALIAIPGCDKNMPGTVMAMGRLNRPSIMVYGGTIRAGCATLKGKEEKLDVVSAFQSYGQSLAGAITEDERKTIIAKSCPGAGACGGMYTANTMSSFIECLGLSLPYSSCTPAEDPDKQKECVAAGHAVRKLMELDLKPRDIVTNQSFRNAMRLAIVLGGSTNVVLHSIAMARSFGLELSIDDWRKMNAETPLLADLKPSGKFVMEDVHAYGGVPAVMRMLLDEGLIDGSCMTVTGKTIAENLKTIAPIKPFGNGPGQQPIIRPLSDPLQKSGHILILRGNLAPEGAVGKITGKEGTHFSGPARVFDSEEDMIHGLEQKKIQAGDVVVIRYEGPKGGPGMPEMLSPTASLAGYGLVGKVALITDGRFSGGSHGFIVGHVAPEAADGGPIALVHDGDRINIDAASHAITVDIEPSELARRKNAWEPPAPKANRGYLAKYIRLVKNASEGCVTDEA, encoded by the coding sequence ATGTCTCAGCAACCGCTCAATCGCTATTCCGCCAAGATCACCCAGCCCGCCACGCAGGCCGCCAGCCAGGCAATGCTCATCGCCACCGGTATCTCCGGTGCCGATTTGAACAAGGCCCAGGTCGGCATCTGCTCGGTCTGGTACGAGGGCAACCCCTGCAACATGCACCTGGCCGATCTCGGCATCGTGGTGAAGAAGGGCGTCGTCGAGGCGGGCCAGGTGGGCATGCGGTTCAACACCGTCGGCGTGAGCGACGGCATCTCGATGGGCACCGACGGCATGAGCTACTCGCTCGCCAGCCGCGACCTGATCGCCGACTCGATCGAAACTGTCATGGGCGCCCAGTGGTACGACGCGCTGATCGCGATCCCCGGCTGCGACAAGAACATGCCCGGTACCGTGATGGCGATGGGCCGGCTCAACCGCCCGAGCATCATGGTCTACGGCGGCACCATCCGCGCCGGCTGCGCCACCCTCAAGGGCAAGGAAGAAAAGCTCGACGTCGTCTCGGCGTTTCAGTCGTACGGTCAGAGCCTGGCCGGGGCGATCACCGAAGACGAACGCAAGACGATCATCGCCAAGAGCTGCCCCGGCGCCGGCGCGTGCGGCGGCATGTACACCGCCAACACGATGTCGTCGTTCATCGAGTGTCTCGGCCTGTCGCTGCCCTATAGCAGTTGTACGCCGGCCGAAGACCCCGACAAGCAGAAGGAATGCGTCGCCGCCGGCCACGCCGTCCGCAAGCTGATGGAACTCGATCTCAAGCCGCGCGACATCGTCACCAACCAGAGCTTCCGCAACGCGATGCGGCTGGCGATTGTGCTCGGCGGATCGACCAACGTCGTGCTGCACAGCATCGCGATGGCGCGGTCGTTCGGGCTCGAACTGAGCATCGACGACTGGCGGAAGATGAACGCCGAAACCCCGCTGCTTGCCGACCTCAAGCCGTCCGGCAAGTTCGTGATGGAAGACGTTCACGCCTACGGCGGCGTGCCCGCGGTGATGCGGATGCTGCTCGACGAGGGGTTGATCGACGGGTCCTGCATGACCGTCACCGGCAAGACGATCGCCGAGAACCTCAAGACGATCGCGCCGATCAAGCCGTTCGGCAACGGCCCCGGCCAGCAGCCGATCATTCGGCCGCTCAGCGATCCGTTGCAGAAGTCGGGGCACATCCTGATCCTTCGCGGCAACCTTGCGCCCGAAGGTGCGGTGGGCAAGATCACCGGCAAGGAAGGCACGCACTTCAGCGGGCCGGCGCGGGTGTTTGATTCTGAAGAAGACATGATCCATGGGCTGGAACAGAAGAAGATCCAGGCGGGAGACGTCGTCGTCATTCGCTACGAAGGCCCCAAGGGCGGCCCCGGCATGCCGGAGATGCTCAGCCCGACGGCGTCGCTCGCCGGGTACGGGCTGGTCGGCAAGGTGGCGCTGATCACCGACGGCCGCTTCAGCGGCGGGTCGCACGGCTTCATCGTCGGCCATGTCGCCCCCGAAGCCGCCGACGGCGGACCGATCGCGCTGGTGCACGACGGCGACCGCATCAACATCGACGCCGCATCGCATGCGATCACGGTGGACATCGAGCCGTCCGAACTCGCCCGCCGCAAAAACGCCTGGGAGCCGCCCGCCCCCAAGGCCAACCGCGGCTACCTCGCGAAGTACATCCGCCTGGTGAAGAACGCGTCCGAAGGCTGCGTGACGGACGAGGCGTGA